ATCACGGCGGTGACGTCGTCACGCAGGCGAACGGTCGCCTCGTGGTCTCCCACCGACTTGATCGGGGAGGTGATGGTCACCTTGCGCTTGTCGATCTCGCCGACACCGGCGGCCTTGACCGCGTTGGCGACATCCTCGTTCTTGACCGAGCCGAACAGACGCCCTTCGGCGCCCGCCTTCACGGTCAGCTTGACCTTGTTCGCCTCGAGCGCGTCCTTCAGCGCCACGGCGTCCTCGTGGGCGTGGATCGCACGCGCCTCGCGGGCCGCACGGATGGAAGCGACCTGCTTCTCTCCGCCACGGCTCCAAGACACTGCGTAGCCCTGAGGGATGAGGTAGTTGCGGGCGTACCCGCTCTTGACCTCGACCACGTCACCGGCGCTACCGAGCCCGGTGACCTCATTCGTGAGAATCAGCTTTGCCATCGGATGCCCCTTAGCGGCCAGCGCCGGCGTAGGGCAGGAGCGCCATTTCGCGCGCGTTCTTGATCGCACGGGCGATCAGACGCTGCTCCTGCACGGAAACACCGGTGATACGACGGGCGCGGATCTTCCCGCGCTCGGAGATGAACTTGCGAAGCGTGGGGACGTCCTTGTAGTCAATGACGCCAACGCGGATCGCCTTCGCGGGAGCAGCGTTCTTCGCGCCCTTCCGCGGCTTGCGGCGGTCGCCGCTCGACTTTCCAGCCATGTTGTTTCCTTAGGAATCGAGTCGGATGCGGTTCGTCACCGGCATCCGGAATATGAGATCAGAAGGGGGTGTCGTCGCCGTAGGTGCCCGGGGCTCCCCAGGCGTCGGCGCCGCCACCGCTGCTGCTGTTCGCGTTGCCTGCGGCCGAGCCGGGGGTCGCCCACGGCTCTTCCGCGACCTGGGCGCGGGCCTGTCCGCCACCGCCGCCACCGCCGCCGCTGCCACCTGCTGCGCGCGTCACCTGTGCGGTGGCGTAACGCAGGCTCGGGCCGATCTCGTCGA
The sequence above is a segment of the Microbacterium caowuchunii genome. Coding sequences within it:
- the rpsR gene encoding 30S ribosomal protein S18 — its product is MAGKSSGDRRKPRKGAKNAAPAKAIRVGVIDYKDVPTLRKFISERGKIRARRITGVSVQEQRLIARAIKNAREMALLPYAGAGR
- the rplI gene encoding 50S ribosomal protein L9, yielding MAKLILTNEVTGLGSAGDVVEVKSGYARNYLIPQGYAVSWSRGGEKQVASIRAAREARAIHAHEDAVALKDALEANKVKLTVKAGAEGRLFGSVKNEDVANAVKAAGVGEIDKRKVTITSPIKSVGDHEATVRLRDDVTAVITLQVVAAK